In the Bacillota bacterium genome, one interval contains:
- a CDS encoding helix-turn-helix transcriptional regulator has product MNFTQTVKELMGLQNINASNLAKKMGYSPQYISDLLAGKKRWNETTMSKACNVLGIKVKFYASQSLVGRLETTLLDQAEPTYR; this is encoded by the coding sequence ATGAATTTTACTCAAACGGTGAAAGAATTAATGGGCCTGCAAAATATCAATGCAAGTAATTTAGCGAAGAAAATGGGATACAGCCCTCAATACATTTCAGATTTATTGGCAGGAAAGAAACGCTGGAATGAAACAACGATGAGTAAAGCCTGTAATGTTCTTGGGATCAAGGTCAAGTTTTATGCGTCTCAATCGCTCGTAGGTAGGCTGGAAACAACGTTACTTGACCAAGCAGAACCGACATATAGATAA
- a CDS encoding helix-turn-helix transcriptional regulator — MIKSTNRLRELREERGKSGTEIADLLEISPQYYYDLEKGVKRLNEPLIRKLTEIYGVSSDYLLGYADDPRPLPHEGEKSQMEYKSDIEEQWPEVANVLRRSGKKPTPKERRRIARIIEAAIEDTSDD, encoded by the coding sequence ATGATTAAATCAACCAATAGGCTAAGAGAATTAAGAGAAGAAAGAGGAAAAAGCGGCACTGAGATAGCGGATCTACTGGAGATATCTCCTCAGTACTACTACGATCTGGAAAAAGGCGTTAAGCGTTTAAATGAACCCTTGATACGCAAATTAACCGAAATTTACGGAGTTTCATCCGATTACCTTCTTGGTTACGCGGATGATCCGCGGCCTTTACCACATGAAGGCGAAAAGTCGCAAATGGAATACAAATCCGATATAGAGGAACAATGGCCCGAGGTCGCCAACGTGCTGCGCAGGTCCGGCAAAAAACCGACCCCCAAGGAGCGACGCCGGATCGCGCGCATCATCGAGGCGGCAATAGAAGATACATCAGACGACTGA
- a CDS encoding type II toxin-antitoxin system HicB family antitoxin yields the protein MRLPVTLFPGEDGYIVVECPVIPGCVSQGRTEQEALENIKEAILLCLEVRKEERLPLTLPMREVEVAI from the coding sequence ATGCGTCTACCTGTTACGCTTTTCCCAGGTGAAGACGGATACATTGTTGTCGAATGCCCGGTTATACCCGGCTGCGTCTCTCAGGGACGCACCGAGCAGGAGGCTCTCGAAAACATCAAGGAGGCAATTCTTCTTTGTCTGGAGGTCCGCAAAGAAGAGAGGCTTCCCTTGACTTTGCCTATGAGAGAAGTCGAGGTTGCAATCTAA